In one window of Deltaproteobacteria bacterium DNA:
- a CDS encoding flavodoxin family protein — MKVLVTYFSETGNTEKLAKAVFEAVESSKKEILPVQEVTGIDGYDVIFIGFPVHSHNVPGKVEALVKKLPEGQKVAYFATHGSLRGGELAVTAFYHALNLAKNAVILGTFGCRGKVKQQIIDALMEKLEHRAWAQEAQSATGHPDEADLEDARDWVERMIIKARAR, encoded by the coding sequence ATGAAGGTATTGGTCACGTATTTTTCCGAAACAGGGAATACTGAAAAGCTGGCAAAGGCCGTTTTCGAGGCGGTCGAGTCGTCTAAAAAGGAGATCCTGCCCGTTCAAGAGGTGACCGGAATTGACGGTTATGACGTCATTTTCATCGGGTTTCCGGTCCATTCCCACAATGTGCCCGGCAAGGTTGAAGCCTTGGTGAAAAAGCTCCCCGAGGGACAGAAGGTAGCCTATTTTGCCACGCACGGATCCCTGAGGGGAGGAGAGCTGGCGGTTACCGCTTTTTATCACGCCTTAAACCTGGCGAAGAATGCGGTAATTTTGGGAACGTTCGGCTGCCGGGGAAAGGTTAAACAGCAGATCATCGATGCCCTCATGGAAAAGCTTGAGCACCGGGCCTGGGCCCAGGAGGCCCAAAGCGCTACGGGTCACCCGGACGAGGCCGACCTTGAAGATGCACGGGATTGGGTAGAGAGAATGATCATCAAGGCCCGTGCCCGCTAA
- a CDS encoding aldehyde ferredoxin oxidoreductase family protein: MKGFYNQILKLDLSGHGQQIEPISEDILEKFLGGKGLATHLLLENNPTGVDPMSPENHLILATGPVSGTPVWGSCRYGIYTKSPQTGFYSESYSGGTVGDYISKTGFDAVMLHGASQDPCWLEVSDHGTFFHDARDLWGLDTFETEDKIKAWIRKNRKNAQRCGVVCIGPAGENGVLFSVIENDYWRSAGRTGVGAVLGSKKIKGIAFWGNQKKETADPERVRQYAKDLGRKAKDDPGVLAYKTKGTPMMVDTMSRVGSFPTRYWHKGEAAHRESINADAFHKRLHVTPNACLKCFIACGRLSVVREGRHQGLKIEGPEYETIYAFGGLCEVDSIEEIAHLNDICDRLGMDTISAGNLAAFAIEAARQGRIDYDIDYNEPDKIARLLKDMAYRRGIGDLLSRGIKTAAREWGMEDQAIHIKGMEPPGYDPRVLKGMGLAYGSSPRGACHLRATFYKPELSGIIDPDEIDGKAALFAEWEDRLIIMDTLIVCRFYRDLYPWEELSFLIRAVTGRALNVEEMRGIAQNISSATRRFNIREGLTAEGDRLPRRFCTEVLPETQKIITEEEMDRLLTDYYRERGWNEDGVPPGTTDRP; the protein is encoded by the coding sequence ATGAAAGGCTTTTACAACCAAATCCTGAAACTCGACCTTAGCGGTCACGGCCAACAGATCGAGCCCATATCCGAAGATATCCTTGAAAAATTCTTGGGGGGAAAGGGCCTCGCCACCCATCTCCTTCTGGAGAACAACCCCACAGGGGTGGACCCGATGAGCCCGGAAAATCATCTGATTCTGGCCACCGGCCCTGTATCCGGAACACCCGTTTGGGGGTCCTGCCGTTACGGGATTTACACCAAATCTCCCCAGACGGGATTTTACTCGGAATCCTATTCAGGGGGAACCGTGGGCGATTACATATCCAAGACCGGATTTGATGCGGTCATGCTCCACGGCGCATCCCAAGACCCCTGCTGGTTGGAGGTCTCGGATCACGGCACATTTTTTCATGATGCCCGGGACCTCTGGGGACTCGATACCTTTGAAACCGAAGATAAGATCAAGGCGTGGATCCGGAAAAATCGAAAGAATGCACAGAGATGCGGGGTCGTTTGTATAGGACCGGCGGGAGAGAACGGCGTGCTCTTTTCAGTGATTGAAAACGATTACTGGCGTAGCGCCGGCCGCACCGGAGTGGGCGCGGTTCTCGGATCCAAAAAGATTAAAGGCATCGCTTTTTGGGGAAATCAGAAGAAAGAAACGGCAGATCCGGAACGTGTCCGGCAATATGCAAAGGATCTCGGCCGGAAGGCGAAGGATGATCCGGGAGTCCTGGCCTACAAGACTAAGGGGACGCCCATGATGGTGGATACCATGAGCCGTGTGGGCAGCTTTCCGACCCGTTACTGGCACAAAGGAGAAGCCGCCCACAGGGAGAGTATCAACGCCGATGCCTTTCACAAACGCCTTCATGTGACGCCTAACGCATGCCTCAAATGCTTTATTGCCTGCGGGAGGCTCTCGGTGGTCAGAGAGGGCCGCCACCAGGGTCTCAAAATCGAAGGTCCGGAATATGAAACCATCTATGCCTTCGGCGGTCTCTGCGAAGTCGACAGCATCGAGGAAATCGCCCATCTCAATGATATCTGCGACCGGCTGGGCATGGATACCATCAGTGCAGGCAACCTGGCGGCCTTTGCCATAGAGGCGGCACGGCAGGGTCGGATCGACTATGACATCGACTACAATGAACCGGATAAGATCGCCCGACTCCTGAAGGATATGGCCTATCGACGAGGAATCGGTGACCTCCTTTCACGAGGGATCAAGACCGCGGCAAGGGAATGGGGGATGGAGGATCAGGCGATCCACATCAAGGGGATGGAACCTCCGGGATACGACCCCCGGGTCCTCAAAGGGATGGGGCTTGCCTACGGCAGTTCCCCCCGGGGGGCGTGCCATCTGCGGGCCACTTTTTACAAACCGGAACTCTCTGGAATTATCGACCCGGATGAGATCGATGGCAAGGCCGCGCTCTTTGCCGAATGGGAAGACCGGCTGATCATTATGGACACCCTGATCGTCTGCCGGTTCTATCGCGATCTCTATCCCTGGGAAGAATTGTCCTTCCTCATCCGGGCGGTCACAGGCCGTGCATTGAATGTGGAAGAGATGAGAGGTATCGCCCAAAACATCAGCAGCGCAACCCGGCGCTTCAATATCCGGGAGGGACTTACGGCCGAAGGAGACAGGCTTCCCAGGCGGTTTTGCACGGAGGTCCTCCCCGAAACGCAGAAGATCATCACCGAGGAGGAGATGGACCGCCTCCTGACGGATTACTACAGGGAGAGAGGGTGGAATGAGGACGGGGTCCCCCCTGGAACGACGGATCGTCCCTGA
- the speB gene encoding agmatinase, translating to MTTGAFGALDDDFCRYETAKVAILPIPYDGTSTWMKGADLGPQAMIAASAHMELYDIETDAEVFRRGIVTMAPVDCPDSPEQMTAAVYERAGRLLEDRKFVVGVGGEHSVSVGLVRAAAERFPDLSVLQFDAHSDTRESYEGSRYNHACVMARIGELCPYVQAGIRSMDISECAGLKRERIFFAHDIMAGVDIVPNLLNALTGNVYITIDLDVFDPSIMPSTGTPEPGGLDWYTLLNLLMWVIKEKNVVGMDVVELLPHPDNKAPDLLAAKLIYRTLSMIFEMT from the coding sequence ATGACCACCGGCGCCTTTGGAGCGCTGGACGACGATTTTTGCCGTTATGAAACCGCAAAGGTGGCAATACTGCCCATTCCCTACGACGGCACCTCCACCTGGATGAAGGGCGCTGACCTCGGCCCCCAGGCCATGATAGCGGCCTCCGCCCACATGGAGTTATACGATATCGAGACAGACGCAGAGGTCTTCAGACGCGGGATTGTGACCATGGCGCCTGTCGATTGTCCGGACAGCCCGGAGCAGATGACAGCGGCTGTTTATGAACGTGCCGGAAGGCTTCTGGAAGATCGTAAATTCGTAGTGGGCGTCGGTGGGGAGCATTCGGTGTCAGTGGGCCTGGTTCGCGCGGCAGCGGAGAGATTCCCCGACCTTTCGGTCCTGCAATTCGACGCCCACTCCGATACGCGGGAGTCGTATGAAGGAAGCCGGTACAATCACGCATGCGTTATGGCCAGGATCGGAGAATTATGCCCCTATGTTCAGGCCGGGATTCGAAGCATGGATATCTCCGAATGCGCCGGCCTGAAACGGGAACGGATTTTTTTTGCCCATGACATCATGGCCGGCGTTGATATTGTTCCGAATCTGCTGAATGCCCTGACAGGGAATGTGTATATCACCATCGATCTGGATGTCTTCGATCCCTCCATCATGCCCTCTACCGGGACCCCGGAGCCCGGCGGGCTCGACTGGTACACCCTCCTCAACCTGCTGATGTGGGTGATAAAGGAAAAAAACGTGGTGGGGATGGATGTGGTGGAGCTCCTGCCGCACCCCGATAACAAGGCCCCTGATTTACTGGCCGCAAAGCTGATATATCGTACGCTGAGCATGATTTTTGAAATGACGTAA
- the speD gene encoding adenosylmethionine decarboxylase, with product MNQTINGYGPHLMLDLGECNPDILNDLDACFNLLNDLPEKIGMTKITQPYVFRYNARIPEDAGITGVTIIAESHISLHTYPQKNFVFVDLFSCKPFDVDNAKDYIIQFFQSKSPSVHTYERGEEFPATYQQAA from the coding sequence ATGAACCAGACAATAAACGGATACGGCCCCCACTTAATGCTGGATCTGGGTGAGTGCAACCCTGACATCCTGAATGATCTCGATGCCTGTTTTAATCTTTTGAACGACCTGCCGGAAAAGATTGGCATGACAAAGATAACCCAGCCATATGTCTTCAGGTACAACGCGCGCATACCGGAAGATGCGGGAATCACCGGCGTAACCATCATCGCAGAAAGTCACATTTCCCTTCATACGTATCCTCAAAAGAATTTTGTATTTGTGGATCTGTTCTCGTGCAAGCCATTTGACGTGGACAACGCCAAAGACTATATTATACAATTTTTCCAATCAAAATCGCCTTCCGTGCATACATACGAACGGGGCGAAGAGTTTCCAGCAACATATCAACAGGCAGCCTGA
- a CDS encoding sigma-54 dependent transcriptional regulator — protein sequence MKSILVISSEQTVFDAIHSCLHSEYRIQYAETKKIGLEVLGEKPFDLIFVDLILLRGGGNRNGYKEWLRPFLQLHPTIEIIVMSSQEMIREAVMAVKAGASNYLTYPVNAEQVKYVTEDIHEYIIVQSELDYLRDRFWQSDSFEVLHTEYPRMEAVFDKIKSVAPTRSTVLFVGETGTGKGVMARLVHRLSNRKDEQFISVHCGAIPDTLLESELFGHEKGAFTGAVRRKLGKFEIARGGTIFLDEIGTITPSAQIKLLQVLQDGTFQRVGCDDTTKSNVRVISATNMDLKKMCDDGQFRRDLYYRLNVFPIELPPLRERIDDIPSFAEASLKKLNKFLQKGIHHIHPKVMDAFRAYEWPGNIREFENLMERAYILESSSVLTPGGFPTELFEPESRSPNLSFDAGLNLSEVRQRAVDYVEEKYLKELLGNNKGRINETALAAGITTRHLHKLMKKYKLRKEEFKG from the coding sequence ATGAAATCCATCCTTGTTATTTCAAGCGAACAAACGGTTTTTGACGCGATCCATTCCTGCCTGCATTCGGAATACAGAATTCAGTATGCCGAGACAAAGAAGATCGGCCTGGAGGTGCTGGGTGAAAAACCTTTTGATCTGATTTTTGTTGATCTGATCCTCTTGCGGGGGGGAGGAAACAGGAACGGATACAAGGAATGGCTGCGACCGTTCCTGCAACTTCATCCCACCATCGAAATTATTGTGATGTCTTCCCAGGAGATGATCCGGGAGGCTGTCATGGCGGTAAAGGCCGGCGCCAGCAATTATTTGACCTATCCGGTGAATGCTGAACAGGTAAAATATGTCACAGAGGATATTCACGAATACATCATTGTCCAGTCGGAACTCGACTATCTGCGGGATCGATTTTGGCAATCGGACTCATTCGAGGTCCTGCACACGGAATATCCTCGAATGGAAGCGGTATTCGATAAAATAAAATCGGTTGCACCCACCAGGAGCACGGTGCTCTTTGTCGGCGAAACCGGCACCGGGAAGGGGGTCATGGCGAGACTTGTCCACAGACTCAGCAATCGAAAAGACGAGCAGTTTATCAGCGTACACTGCGGCGCCATTCCAGATACCCTGTTGGAAAGCGAGCTGTTCGGGCATGAAAAGGGCGCTTTTACCGGAGCTGTTCGGAGAAAGCTGGGCAAATTTGAAATTGCGCGGGGAGGAACGATTTTTCTCGATGAGATCGGCACGATTACGCCCTCGGCACAGATCAAGCTGCTCCAGGTGCTCCAGGACGGCACGTTTCAGCGCGTAGGATGCGATGATACCACCAAGAGCAATGTGCGGGTCATATCGGCGACCAATATGGATCTGAAAAAAATGTGCGATGATGGTCAGTTCAGAAGAGATCTATATTATCGCTTGAATGTGTTTCCCATCGAGTTGCCGCCCCTGCGGGAACGGATAGACGACATCCCCTCTTTTGCGGAAGCCTCTTTGAAAAAACTCAACAAATTCCTCCAGAAAGGGATCCACCATATCCATCCCAAGGTCATGGATGCCTTCCGGGCTTACGAGTGGCCGGGGAATATCAGAGAATTTGAAAATCTGATGGAACGGGCCTACATTCTGGAATCCTCTTCGGTGCTCACTCCGGGAGGCTTTCCTACCGAGCTATTTGAACCGGAATCCCGATCCCCCAACCTATCGTTCGATGCGGGGCTCAATCTGTCAGAAGTAAGGCAGCGGGCGGTTGATTATGTAGAGGAGAAATATCTGAAGGAACTGTTGGGTAACAATAAAGGGAGGATCAACGAAACTGCCCTCGCAGCGGGGATTACGACCCGACACCTCCACAAATTGATGAAAAAATACAAGCTTCGAAAAGAAGAGTTCAAGGGATAG
- a CDS encoding zinc-ribbon domain-containing protein: MNDMTLVCIQCGNSFVFSAAEQARFLALDFASPRRCPECRKKKAKRIEDGEKWDKDDRKRRVLRRKRHSFYDDDE; encoded by the coding sequence ATGAATGATATGACCCTTGTATGTATCCAGTGTGGAAATTCGTTTGTCTTTAGTGCGGCGGAACAGGCGCGGTTCCTCGCCTTGGATTTTGCCAGCCCGAGACGTTGCCCGGAATGCAGGAAAAAGAAAGCAAAAAGAATCGAGGACGGCGAAAAATGGGACAAGGATGACAGAAAAAGACGAGTGCTGAGGCGCAAACGACATTCCTTTTATGATGATGATGAATGA
- the groL gene encoding chaperonin GroEL (60 kDa chaperone family; promotes refolding of misfolded polypeptides especially under stressful conditions; forms two stacked rings of heptamers to form a barrel-shaped 14mer; ends can be capped by GroES; misfolded proteins enter the barrel where they are refolded when GroES binds) — MSAKEIKYSGVAREKMMKGVDTLANAVKLTLGPKGRNVLIEKSWGSPKSTKDGVTVAKEIDLEDKFENMGAQMVKEVASKTSDVAGDGTTTATILAQAIYREGSKLVAAGTNPMAIKRGIDQAVALVVEELKKISNPTKDKKEISQVGTISANNDKAIGEVIAEAMEKVGKEGVITVEEAKSMETSLDIVEGMQFDRGYLSPYFVTNAEKMEAHLEDPYILLNEKKISNMKDLVPILEQIAKMGKPLLIIAEDVEGEALATLVVNRLRGTLQCVAVKAPGFGDRRKAMLEDMAVLTGGQVISEDLGIKLENITLNDLGGAKRITVDKDNTTIVDGKGTRAELEGRVKQIRAQIEETTSDYDREKLQERLAKLIGGVAVINVGAATEMEMKEKKDRVEDALNATRAAVEEGIVAGGGVAYLRCLKALEKIQLPGEAQMGINLIKRALEEPVRQIANNAGFEGSVVVQKVKDGKGNFGFNAETGEYEDLMKAGIMDPTKVTRFALQNAASVASLLMTTEAMVAEKPKKKSPQPAMPPEDMY, encoded by the coding sequence ATGAGTGCAAAAGAGATCAAATATAGTGGGGTGGCAAGAGAAAAGATGATGAAGGGCGTGGATACCCTGGCCAACGCCGTAAAGCTGACACTGGGTCCAAAGGGACGAAACGTGCTCATCGAGAAGTCGTGGGGGTCTCCCAAATCCACAAAAGACGGGGTAACGGTGGCCAAGGAGATCGACCTGGAAGACAAGTTTGAAAACATGGGGGCCCAGATGGTGAAGGAAGTCGCCTCCAAGACATCGGATGTCGCCGGGGACGGCACCACCACAGCGACCATCCTGGCCCAGGCCATTTACAGGGAGGGTTCCAAGCTGGTGGCCGCGGGTACGAATCCGATGGCCATCAAACGCGGCATTGACCAGGCCGTAGCGTTAGTGGTTGAGGAACTGAAGAAGATCTCCAACCCCACCAAAGACAAAAAGGAGATCTCCCAGGTCGGCACCATTTCAGCCAACAATGACAAGGCCATCGGCGAGGTCATCGCGGAGGCCATGGAAAAGGTAGGGAAAGAGGGCGTTATCACGGTTGAAGAGGCCAAGAGCATGGAAACGTCTCTCGATATCGTGGAAGGGATGCAGTTTGACCGCGGATATTTGTCTCCATACTTTGTCACCAACGCGGAAAAGATGGAGGCCCACCTGGAAGATCCATACATCCTGCTCAACGAAAAGAAGATCAGCAACATGAAGGATCTGGTCCCCATCCTCGAACAGATCGCCAAGATGGGAAAACCCCTCCTCATTATCGCAGAGGATGTTGAGGGGGAGGCCCTGGCCACCCTGGTGGTCAACCGGCTTCGCGGGACCCTTCAGTGCGTAGCGGTCAAGGCGCCTGGTTTCGGCGACCGGCGAAAGGCCATGTTGGAGGATATGGCGGTCCTGACCGGCGGGCAGGTGATCAGTGAAGATCTGGGGATAAAGCTTGAGAACATCACCCTCAACGATCTGGGGGGCGCCAAGCGCATCACCGTGGACAAGGACAACACCACCATTGTAGACGGGAAAGGCACCCGCGCCGAACTGGAGGGTCGTGTTAAGCAGATCCGGGCCCAGATCGAAGAGACCACCAGTGACTATGATCGTGAAAAGCTCCAGGAGCGCCTGGCCAAACTCATCGGCGGCGTGGCGGTCATCAATGTGGGGGCAGCCACTGAAATGGAGATGAAGGAAAAGAAGGACCGGGTGGAGGATGCATTGAATGCCACCCGCGCGGCCGTGGAAGAGGGAATTGTCGCAGGGGGCGGTGTGGCCTATCTTCGTTGCCTCAAGGCCCTGGAAAAAATCCAACTCCCCGGCGAGGCCCAGATGGGCATCAACCTCATCAAACGGGCCCTTGAAGAGCCTGTCCGGCAGATTGCCAACAATGCCGGATTTGAGGGGTCCGTGGTGGTACAGAAGGTAAAAGACGGCAAAGGCAATTTCGGTTTCAATGCGGAGACCGGTGAATACGAGGACCTCATGAAGGCGGGGATCATGGATCCCACCAAGGTGACCCGGTTCGCCCTCCAGAATGCGGCCTCTGTGGCCAGCCTTCTCATGACCACCGAGGCCATGGTCGCTGAAAAGCCGAAAAAGAAATCTCCTCAGCCGGCCATGCCGCCCGAGGATATGTACTAA
- the groES gene encoding co-chaperone GroES, which yields MKIRPLNDRVLVLRIDEGEKTKGGIIIPDTAKEKPQEGKVIAVGPGKVNEKGDRIPMAVKKNNRILFGKYAGNEIKIDGVEHLIMREDDILGIVE from the coding sequence ATGAAGATCAGGCCGTTGAACGACAGGGTATTGGTACTCAGAATCGATGAGGGTGAAAAGACTAAGGGAGGGATTATCATTCCCGATACGGCGAAGGAAAAGCCGCAGGAGGGAAAGGTGATTGCCGTCGGTCCGGGAAAGGTCAACGAGAAGGGCGATCGTATTCCCATGGCTGTAAAAAAGAACAACAGAATCCTATTTGGCAAGTATGCGGGCAATGAGATCAAAATCGACGGGGTAGAACATCTTATCATGCGGGAAGACGATATCCTGGGTATCGTGGAATAG
- a CDS encoding 4Fe-4S binding protein, whose protein sequence is MTEDLFRRLQQRLDQYSMGFPATESGIEMEILKELFSEEDAEVFLHLTQRLETPEAIARRLDRPVEAMAVQLDRMAEQGLLFRSRKGDVVKYGAIPFVHGLFEFQVATLNPRLAGLVEKYMEEGFHGAITRGAAAFLRTVPVQRTIQVLNHVAPYEDAAEILRNAGRVVVTDCICRKQKRLVGQGCDRPLEACFMFGSMGQYYVDRGMGREVSADEAIRILTSAQEAGLVTQPATAQNPGGMCNCCGDCCGVLTSLKRHPRPAQMVFSNYFAEIDPDLCVGCETCLERCQMDAIRMNEEGTAEINRDRCIGCGLCVVACPEEALQLVLKPEGERRTPPATGFEQLAFMAETRRAA, encoded by the coding sequence ATGACGGAAGACCTTTTCAGACGGTTGCAGCAGCGACTTGACCAGTATTCAATGGGGTTCCCGGCTACCGAATCCGGGATCGAGATGGAGATCCTGAAAGAGTTGTTCAGCGAGGAAGATGCCGAGGTGTTTCTCCATCTCACCCAGAGGCTGGAGACCCCTGAGGCCATCGCCCGGCGTCTGGACCGGCCGGTTGAAGCGATGGCGGTCCAGTTGGACCGGATGGCCGAGCAGGGGCTTCTGTTTCGATCGCGCAAAGGGGATGTCGTCAAGTACGGGGCCATTCCGTTTGTCCACGGACTGTTCGAATTCCAGGTAGCCACACTCAACCCTCGCCTGGCCGGGCTGGTTGAAAAGTATATGGAGGAGGGGTTCCACGGCGCCATCACCAGGGGGGCGGCCGCCTTTTTGCGGACGGTCCCGGTGCAACGCACCATACAGGTCCTGAATCATGTGGCCCCTTACGAAGACGCGGCCGAGATCCTCAGGAATGCGGGCAGGGTGGTGGTTACCGATTGCATCTGCAGAAAGCAGAAGCGATTGGTAGGGCAGGGGTGCGACCGGCCTTTGGAGGCCTGCTTCATGTTCGGCTCCATGGGCCAATACTATGTGGATCGGGGTATGGGGCGCGAAGTCAGCGCGGACGAGGCGATCCGGATACTCACGAGCGCCCAGGAGGCCGGACTGGTGACCCAGCCGGCCACGGCCCAGAATCCGGGAGGGATGTGCAACTGCTGCGGCGACTGCTGCGGGGTCCTCACCTCTCTGAAACGGCATCCCAGACCTGCTCAAATGGTCTTCTCCAACTATTTTGCCGAGATCGATCCGGATCTGTGCGTCGGTTGCGAGACCTGTCTGGAGCGCTGTCAGATGGACGCCATTCGGATGAATGAGGAAGGGACGGCAGAGATCAACCGGGATCGGTGCATCGGGTGCGGTCTGTGTGTGGTTGCATGCCCTGAAGAGGCATTGCAGCTGGTGCTCAAACCGGAGGGTGAGCGTCGCACGCCCCCGGCGACCGGCTTTGAACAGTTGGCCTTCATGGCCGAAACAAGGAGGGCGGCCTGA
- a CDS encoding 2-hydroxyacid dehydrogenase — MRILICDDIFPAMLEILTRLLPEDEIRCCPQEQVPQAVGWAEILIPSMTRITSDIIGTAPDLKLIQQFGVGLEGVDIRSATARGILVANVPGSQAPVHAECTAEGGVFLMMACSRRFKSGQQAMGRGEWGRPTGQALIERKALIIGLGAVGRALARRLVALGMKVTGIELSPPRGLAEELGLVQVAGPERLDSLLAETDFLVSAVTLTPETRGMINCSVFARMKPTAYVINISRGPIVNEEDLYAAVTEGTISGAGLDVLNSEPPAPGHPLLNHERIVVTPHTAGVTEQSFSALGHAVAGNIVRLKQGRPVENTISV, encoded by the coding sequence ATGCGCATTCTAATCTGCGATGACATATTTCCGGCCATGCTGGAAATCCTCACCCGCCTTCTTCCGGAGGACGAGATCCGCTGTTGTCCGCAGGAACAGGTCCCCCAAGCGGTGGGATGGGCCGAGATTCTCATCCCTTCCATGACGCGGATCACATCCGATATCATCGGGACTGCACCGGATCTGAAACTCATCCAGCAATTCGGGGTCGGCCTGGAGGGCGTAGACATCCGTTCGGCCACGGCAAGGGGAATCCTTGTGGCCAATGTTCCAGGGAGCCAGGCCCCGGTCCACGCTGAATGCACCGCCGAAGGGGGTGTCTTTTTGATGATGGCCTGTTCCCGGCGCTTCAAGTCCGGCCAGCAGGCCATGGGTCGGGGGGAGTGGGGAAGACCTACGGGCCAGGCCCTCATCGAGCGGAAGGCTCTGATCATCGGCCTGGGCGCGGTAGGCCGGGCCCTTGCCCGGCGTCTGGTGGCCCTGGGGATGAAGGTGACAGGGATTGAGCTTTCCCCGCCCCGGGGGTTGGCGGAAGAACTGGGCCTGGTGCAGGTGGCAGGGCCGGAGCGCCTCGATTCTCTCCTTGCCGAGACGGACTTCCTTGTCTCGGCCGTTACCCTCACCCCGGAGACACGGGGCATGATCAATTGTTCGGTGTTCGCCCGGATGAAACCGACTGCCTATGTCATCAATATCAGTCGCGGCCCCATCGTAAACGAAGAAGACCTGTATGCCGCGGTTACTGAGGGAACCATCTCAGGGGCAGGTCTGGACGTCCTGAACAGCGAACCGCCCGCTCCCGGGCACCCGCTCCTCAATCACGAGCGTATCGTGGTGACCCCCCATACGGCCGGGGTTACGGAACAGTCTTTCAGCGCCCTGGGCCATGCGGTTGCAGGAAATATTGTAAGGCTGAAACAGGGGAGGCCTGTAGAGAATACCATTTCAGTATAA